The following are encoded in a window of Rhodospirillaceae bacterium genomic DNA:
- a CDS encoding DASS family sodium-coupled anion symporter, with protein sequence MHPAVQARLDRTLGQAAQRHRAPVVRGFGAFLWDKRWFFIALAVGAVMMSFSPPEGLDQRGLILIAMSVVAIILFVTEPVPLPTVALMIILGQVVLLGIDSTSVAESLMSDSVLFIMGSLMLAVAVVKQKLDKRIAYWIVRMTGTGTVNVCVGISVVSGILASFIGEHTVAAMMLPVAITLITLTSEDSRKVRGLAAVLLFSISYGCSIAGIGTPSGGARNAIMIGYWKEFFYDPANPETAKFVVDYLTWMLYAYPIFLIQLPFVTLILFYTFKPEHRNISRAVVRLREQIRAQGPMKSADWVSIVAFAVVLSGWLTFSDTLGLGTVAIFGAVAFLVIGLVRWEDLNSGVNWGVVLLYAAAISLGVQMKDSGAALWVANNFLDLLSPLGIEGGIPLWTAVSALTTGVTNLMSNGAAVAVIGPITLKMAAAAGESPLLIGFITAISSAFAYLTVIGTPACTIVYASGYLKTTDFLRVGYRMVIVSTVLLIISAYLFWPLIGL encoded by the coding sequence ATGCACCCCGCGGTTCAGGCCAGACTCGACAGAACACTGGGCCAGGCCGCTCAGCGCCACAGGGCGCCCGTGGTGCGCGGCTTCGGCGCCTTTCTCTGGGACAAGCGCTGGTTCTTCATCGCGCTCGCGGTCGGCGCCGTGATGATGAGCTTTTCGCCGCCGGAAGGGCTGGACCAGCGCGGCCTCATCCTGATTGCGATGTCCGTCGTCGCGATCATCCTGTTCGTCACAGAGCCGGTGCCGCTGCCCACGGTCGCCCTGATGATCATTCTCGGTCAGGTCGTGCTGCTCGGCATCGATTCAACCTCCGTGGCCGAAAGCCTGATGAGCGATTCCGTCCTGTTCATCATGGGGTCGCTGATGCTGGCGGTCGCGGTCGTCAAGCAGAAGCTGGACAAGCGGATCGCCTACTGGATCGTCCGCATGACCGGCACCGGCACGGTCAACGTCTGCGTCGGCATTTCGGTCGTTTCGGGAATTCTCGCCTCTTTCATCGGCGAGCATACCGTGGCCGCGATGATGCTGCCCGTCGCCATCACGCTCATAACGCTGACGTCGGAAGATTCACGGAAGGTACGCGGCCTCGCCGCGGTGCTGCTGTTTTCGATTTCCTACGGCTGCTCGATCGCCGGCATCGGGACGCCGTCCGGCGGCGCCCGCAACGCGATCATGATCGGCTACTGGAAGGAATTCTTCTACGATCCGGCAAATCCGGAAACGGCCAAGTTCGTCGTCGATTACCTGACCTGGATGCTTTACGCCTATCCGATATTCCTGATCCAGCTTCCCTTCGTCACGCTGATCCTGTTTTACACCTTCAAGCCGGAGCACCGGAACATCTCCCGGGCCGTCGTCCGGCTGCGGGAGCAGATCAGGGCCCAGGGGCCGATGAAATCGGCCGACTGGGTTTCCATCGTCGCCTTTGCCGTTGTCCTGTCCGGCTGGCTGACTTTCTCCGATACGCTCGGGCTTGGCACCGTCGCGATATTCGGCGCGGTCGCCTTTCTGGTCATCGGGCTGGTGCGCTGGGAGGATTTGAACTCCGGCGTCAACTGGGGCGTCGTGCTCCTTTACGCAGCCGCCATTTCGCTCGGCGTCCAGATGAAGGACAGCGGCGCGGCGCTCTGGGTCGCCAACAACTTCCTCGACCTGCTGTCCCCCCTCGGCATCGAAGGCGGCATACCGCTCTGGACGGCGGTATCGGCGCTGACGACCGGCGTGACCAACCTCATGTCCAACGGCGCCGCCGTCGCGGTCATCGGGCCCATTACCCTGAAGATGGCGGCGGCGGCCGGCGAAAGCCCGCTCCTCATCGGATTCATCACCGCCATTTCGTCCGCCTTTGCCTATCTCACGGTCATCGGGACGCCGGCCTGCACCATCGTCTACGCATCCGGCTATCTCAAGACCACGGATTTTCTCCGCGTCGGATACCGCATGGTCATCGTGTCGACGGTTCTGCTGATTATCTCGGCTTACCTTTTCTGGCCCCTGATCGGGTTGTAG
- the ssb gene encoding single-stranded DNA-binding protein — protein sequence MMAGSVNKVILVGNLGRDPEVRTMQSGDKVANFSVATSERWKDRNSGEMRERTEWHRVVIFGRTAEVAEQYLRKGSKVYIEGQLQTSKWEDKQTGQERYTTEVVIRPYRGEMTMLDSRRDGGGTSDSYDRGDRGGSYDSGGGGGQRDGGGYGDRQQGGAPQSSGADFDDEIPF from the coding sequence ATCATGGCAGGCAGCGTCAACAAGGTCATCCTGGTCGGCAACCTGGGCCGCGATCCCGAAGTCCGCACGATGCAGAGCGGCGACAAGGTCGCGAACTTCTCCGTCGCGACCTCCGAACGCTGGAAGGACCGCAACTCCGGCGAGATGCGGGAGCGCACCGAGTGGCACCGCGTCGTCATTTTCGGCCGGACCGCGGAAGTCGCCGAGCAATATCTGCGCAAGGGCTCGAAGGTCTATATCGAGGGCCAGCTCCAGACCAGCAAATGGGAGGATAAACAGACCGGCCAGGAGCGCTATACGACCGAGGTCGTGATCCGCCCCTATCGCGGCGAAATGACGATGCTCGACAGCCGGCGCGACGGCGGCGGCACGAGCGACTCCTATGACCGGGGCGACCGGGGCGGCTCCTACGACTCCGGCGGCGGGGGCGGCCAGCGGGACGGCGGCGGCTACGGCGACCGGCAGCAGGGCGGCGCCCCCCAATCCTCCGGCGCCGATTTCGACGACGAAATCCCGTTCTGA
- a CDS encoding GFA family protein codes for MLLEGSCHCRAVTFSVESRTPYPFNYCYCSICRKTTGGGGYAVNIMGDTPTLRIEGGEHLAVYQATIDGRTSTAMRHFCKRCGSHLWLWDPRWPELVHPLAAAIDTELPAAPERVHLMLGAKPVWCPVREESAEERHFEAYPEEAIEDWHRKRGLLAE; via the coding sequence ATGCTTCTCGAAGGCTCCTGCCATTGCCGCGCCGTGACGTTCAGCGTCGAGAGCCGCACGCCCTACCCGTTCAACTATTGCTACTGCTCGATCTGCCGCAAGACGACCGGCGGCGGCGGCTACGCCGTCAACATCATGGGCGACACGCCGACCCTGCGCATCGAGGGCGGCGAACATCTCGCGGTCTACCAGGCGACCATCGACGGCCGGACGAGCACGGCGATGCGGCATTTCTGCAAGCGCTGCGGCAGCCATCTCTGGCTGTGGGACCCGCGCTGGCCGGAGCTGGTCCATCCGCTCGCCGCGGCCATCGACACCGAACTGCCGGCGGCGCCGGAGCGCGTCCACCTCATGCTCGGCGCCAAGCCTGTCTGGTGCCCGGTCCGGGAGGAGTCGGCGGAGGAGCGGCATTTCGAGGCGTATCCCGAGGAAGCCATCGAGGACTGGCACCGGAAGCGGGGCCTGCTGGCGGAATAG
- a CDS encoding DUF108 domain-containing protein, with translation MRIGIVGYGYIGRFIAERIAESGGRFETAFVHNRSAAALADLDPALRLDDPEQAGTRDPGLIVECAHPSISARYGESFLQCADYMPLSVTALADDALRERLEAAAAAHGTRLVVPAGALLGGDELLMRRGGWERVRITFRKHPDNLDFSESGLDPASIDGETVIYEGPVRGVAKLYPRNVNTMVTCALVSTGLDNCEARLIADPALDVAVAEVEAWDASGGLLRTEKRQPAVGVSGTEMLTSTWYSILRAAAAPRGPIELV, from the coding sequence ATGCGCATCGGGATCGTCGGCTACGGCTATATCGGCCGGTTCATCGCCGAACGGATCGCGGAGAGCGGCGGCCGGTTCGAGACCGCGTTCGTCCATAACCGCAGCGCGGCGGCGCTCGCGGACCTCGACCCGGCCCTGCGGCTGGACGATCCGGAGCAGGCCGGAACCCGCGATCCCGGCCTGATCGTCGAATGCGCCCATCCGTCGATTTCGGCGCGCTACGGCGAATCCTTCCTGCAATGCGCCGACTACATGCCGCTGTCGGTGACGGCGCTGGCCGACGACGCCCTGCGTGAACGGCTGGAGGCCGCGGCGGCGGCGCACGGGACCCGGCTGGTCGTGCCGGCCGGCGCGCTCCTGGGCGGCGACGAGCTGCTGATGCGCCGCGGCGGCTGGGAGCGGGTGCGCATCACCTTCCGCAAGCACCCGGACAATCTCGATTTCTCCGAGAGTGGCCTCGATCCGGCGAGCATCGACGGCGAGACGGTGATCTACGAAGGCCCGGTGCGCGGCGTCGCCAAGCTCTATCCGCGCAACGTCAACACCATGGTGACCTGCGCCCTGGTCTCGACCGGCCTCGACAACTGCGAGGCCCGGCTGATCGCCGATCCGGCGCTGGACGTCGCGGTCGCCGAAGTCGAGGCCTGGGATGCCAGCGGCGGCCTGCTGCGCACCGAGAAGCGCCAGCCCGCGGTCGGCGTCTCCGGCACCGAAATGCTCACTTCGACCTGGTATTCCATCCTCCGCGCCGCCGCCGCCCCGCGGGGGCCGATCGAGCTGGTGTAG
- a CDS encoding site-specific DNA-methyltransferase gives MAVWGKTHEVEIAAALRKGRRASRPIYVTDSGAAYCGDAFKVLKSKPFEEYQGRVQLAFTSPPFPLNTKKSYGNLQGEDYIRWFSKFAPLLRDMVTDDGSIVIEIGNAWVPGEPVMSTHVLEAFLRFLKKGNLHLCQEFIWYNPARLPSPIEWVNKERIRVKDAFTRIWWMSPTTRPKADNRKVLRKYSASMRRLIETGKYNPGIRPSQHNIGAESFKTNNNGAIPPNVGAADALPSLDGMITPRGFSEYLQETTNLLKAANTLSSGSYRKFCLDRGVPLHPARMPSSLVEFFVNFLTDEGDTVLDPFAGSNTTGAVAQSLGRRWLSVEADWVYAAHAIGRFDPEIITPRCDELVVTKTDISEVDEVADGNDHATASSSPSKPDMPLFTS, from the coding sequence ATGGCGGTTTGGGGGAAGACGCACGAAGTCGAGATTGCCGCGGCGCTCAGGAAAGGCCGCCGCGCTTCGAGGCCAATCTATGTGACGGACAGCGGTGCTGCCTATTGCGGTGACGCTTTCAAGGTGCTCAAGAGCAAGCCGTTCGAGGAGTACCAGGGCAGGGTCCAGCTCGCGTTCACGTCGCCGCCATTCCCGCTCAACACCAAGAAGAGCTACGGCAACCTGCAGGGTGAAGATTACATTCGTTGGTTTTCCAAGTTTGCCCCCCTTCTTCGAGACATGGTCACGGACGACGGCTCGATCGTTATCGAGATCGGAAACGCGTGGGTGCCGGGCGAGCCAGTCATGTCAACCCATGTTTTGGAGGCGTTTCTCCGCTTTCTCAAGAAGGGCAACCTACACCTTTGCCAGGAATTCATCTGGTACAATCCGGCGCGACTGCCTTCGCCCATCGAGTGGGTTAACAAAGAGCGAATTAGGGTGAAGGATGCCTTCACTCGCATCTGGTGGATGTCCCCTACGACGCGCCCAAAGGCCGACAATCGGAAGGTTCTTCGCAAGTATAGCGCCAGCATGAGGAGGCTAATTGAGACCGGGAAGTATAACCCGGGTATCCGTCCCTCGCAGCACAACATCGGTGCGGAGAGCTTCAAGACAAATAACAATGGTGCCATCCCGCCTAACGTCGGAGCTGCGGACGCGCTTCCCTCTCTGGACGGCATGATCACGCCAAGGGGCTTCTCTGAGTACCTCCAGGAGACGACTAACCTACTCAAGGCGGCCAATACACTTTCGAGCGGCAGCTACCGCAAGTTTTGCCTTGATCGAGGCGTGCCGCTGCATCCCGCACGGATGCCCTCGTCGCTTGTCGAGTTCTTCGTGAATTTCCTGACGGACGAGGGGGACACGGTACTTGACCCGTTCGCAGGCAGCAACACCACTGGAGCGGTGGCGCAATCGCTCGGGCGGCGCTGGCTGTCCGTCGAGGCCGATTGGGTATACGCAGCGCACGCGATTGGACGGTTCGACCCGGAGATCATCACTCCGAGGTGTGACGAACTAGTCGTGACCAAGACCGATATTTCTGAGGTCGACGAGGTGGCTGACGGCAATGATCACGCGACTGCCTCGTCGTCACCCTCCAAGCCAGATATGCCGCTCTTCACTTCTTGA
- a CDS encoding universal stress protein, whose amino-acid sequence MAGEASRTTPETGEPALRDSESPEDVPEAAGPPRFSILVCIDGTDASYRALRHAVRIGSGTDADLTLLYVRPIDRDLQTGGMQISVVRENLLDWGLELPGAVALRRGREMLVELGWLGRDWQAEFAHVDVQGDPLGDNAIIYSSPKGRSVVLRLLIAPSVPSGILDEAKLGEFDLLIVGMPEGEKGSGPGFVSRKIARRVAREHTGAVLVTRAREESDGHLVCIANYEGSIVAAQKHADIAGRCAAPLFLLSVARAADILAVSRKTVATAKERIEKAGTPVSGTTALVGDPVNLIVEQGRPHSVIVVSRFQKRTGWRQIFSNSIAFKVLKRAENSVMITR is encoded by the coding sequence ATGGCGGGCGAAGCATCGCGAACGACTCCGGAAACCGGGGAGCCGGCACTGCGCGATTCAGAAAGCCCTGAGGACGTTCCCGAAGCCGCCGGCCCGCCGCGGTTCAGCATTCTCGTCTGCATCGACGGGACCGACGCCTCCTACCGGGCGCTGCGTCATGCCGTGCGCATCGGCTCGGGAACCGACGCCGACCTGACGCTGCTCTACGTCCGGCCGATCGACCGGGACCTGCAGACCGGCGGCATGCAAATCTCGGTCGTGCGCGAGAACCTTCTCGACTGGGGCCTCGAATTGCCGGGCGCCGTGGCCCTGCGCCGCGGCCGCGAAATGCTCGTCGAACTTGGGTGGCTGGGCCGGGACTGGCAGGCGGAGTTCGCCCATGTCGACGTGCAGGGCGATCCGCTCGGCGACAACGCGATCATATATTCCAGCCCGAAAGGCCGCTCGGTCGTGCTGCGGCTGCTGATTGCCCCGTCCGTCCCGTCCGGAATACTCGACGAGGCGAAGCTCGGCGAGTTCGACCTGCTGATCGTCGGCATGCCGGAAGGAGAAAAAGGCTCCGGACCGGGTTTCGTTTCGCGCAAGATTGCAAGACGGGTTGCCCGGGAGCATACCGGCGCCGTTCTCGTCACGCGGGCGCGGGAGGAAAGCGACGGCCATCTCGTCTGCATCGCCAATTACGAGGGCTCCATCGTTGCGGCGCAAAAGCATGCAGATATTGCAGGCCGCTGCGCCGCCCCACTCTTCCTGCTGTCGGTCGCGCGGGCGGCGGATATTCTTGCGGTATCGAGGAAGACGGTCGCGACCGCCAAAGAGCGGATCGAAAAGGCGGGGACCCCGGTATCCGGCACGACGGCGCTGGTCGGAGATCCCGTGAACCTGATCGTCGAGCAGGGCCGGCCGCACTCCGTCATCGTCGTATCGCGGTTCCAGAAACGGACCGGATGGCGCCAGATCTTCTCCAACAGCATCGCTTTCAAGGTGCTCAAACGCGCCGAAAACTCGGTCATGATCACCCGATAA
- the uvrA gene encoding excinuclease ABC subunit UvrA, whose protein sequence is MPDFPADPMPRTLDTVAGPAPDADVFEGAGLTHIRVRGAREHNLRNIDVEIPRNNLVVITGLSGSGKSSLAFDTIYAEGQRRYVESLSAYARQFLELMEKPDVDHIEGLSPAISIEQKTTSRNPRSTVGTVTEIYDYMRLLWARVGIPYSPATGLPIESQTVSQMVDAVLAMPEGSRLYLLAPIVRGRKGEYRKEFQDLQKRGFQRVKVNGEIYLVDEAPALDKKFKHDIDVVVDRIVLRDDLAARLADSIETALELSDGLLFVEDADSGARTTFSARFACPVSGFTIDEIEPRLFSFNNPFGACPSCDGLGVQAEFDPELVVPNPTLSLDDGALAPWADTSSKYYGQTLKSLAAHYGFKLSTPFAKLRKKDREAVLFGSGGTPITMRYDDGLRKYETTRPFEGVIPNLARRYRETDSSWVREELSKYQTVAPCAACSGFRLKPEALAVRVAEMHAGAAAQMSIAGARDWFAALPERLTAKQMEIAGRILKEINERLGFLVNVGLDYLTLSRNSGTLSGGESQRIRLASQIGSGLTGVLYVLDEPSIGLHQRDNRRLLDTLERLRDLGNTVIVVEHDEEAIRDADWLIDMGPRAGVHGGEVVAIGPPARVFQVPGSLTADYITGRKEIPVPAQRRAGPAGRAVTVKGAAANNLQKIDAAFPLGVFTCVTGVSGGGKSTLVVETLYKAAARRLNGARTLPGAHKGIDGLEHLDKIIDIDQSPIGRTPRSNPATYTGAFGPIRDWFAGLPESGARGYKPGRFSFNVKGGRCEACQGDGVLKIEMHFLPDVYVQCDVCKGKRYNRETLEIAFKDKSIADVLDMTVDEALEFFRAVPAIRSKMETLQRVGLGYIKLGQPATTLSGGEAQRVKLSKELSKRATGRTLYILDEPTTGLHFDDVRKLLDVLHELVEAGNTVIVIEHNLEVIKTADWIVDLGPEGGDKGGLIVAAGTPEDVAAVPDSFTGQYLARFLETAGEARRSA, encoded by the coding sequence ATGCCCGATTTTCCTGCCGATCCGATGCCCCGGACCCTCGATACTGTTGCCGGACCCGCCCCCGACGCCGATGTTTTCGAGGGGGCCGGCCTGACCCACATCCGCGTCCGCGGCGCGCGCGAGCACAATCTCCGCAACATCGACGTCGAGATCCCGCGCAACAACCTGGTCGTCATCACCGGTCTCAGCGGCTCCGGAAAATCCTCCCTCGCCTTCGACACGATCTATGCCGAGGGCCAGCGCCGCTATGTCGAGAGCCTGTCGGCCTATGCCCGGCAGTTCCTCGAGCTGATGGAAAAGCCGGACGTCGACCATATCGAGGGCCTGTCGCCGGCGATCTCCATCGAGCAGAAGACGACCTCGCGCAACCCGCGCTCGACCGTCGGCACGGTGACGGAAATCTACGATTACATGCGCCTCTTGTGGGCGCGGGTCGGCATCCCCTATTCGCCGGCGACCGGCCTGCCGATCGAGAGCCAGACCGTCTCCCAGATGGTCGACGCCGTGCTGGCGATGCCCGAGGGCAGCCGGCTCTACCTGCTCGCGCCCATCGTGCGCGGCCGCAAGGGCGAATACCGCAAGGAGTTCCAGGACCTGCAGAAGCGCGGATTCCAGCGCGTCAAGGTCAACGGCGAGATCTACCTGGTCGACGAGGCGCCGGCGCTCGACAAGAAGTTCAAGCACGATATCGACGTGGTGGTCGACCGCATCGTGCTGCGCGACGACCTGGCGGCCCGGCTCGCCGATTCCATCGAGACGGCGCTCGAACTGTCGGACGGGCTGCTGTTCGTCGAGGACGCCGACAGCGGCGCACGCACGACCTTCTCGGCCCGGTTCGCCTGCCCGGTTTCGGGCTTCACCATCGACGAGATCGAACCGCGGCTGTTCTCCTTCAACAACCCGTTCGGCGCCTGCCCGTCCTGCGACGGCCTCGGTGTGCAGGCGGAGTTCGATCCCGAGCTGGTCGTGCCGAACCCGACGCTCAGCCTGGACGACGGCGCGCTCGCGCCCTGGGCCGACACCAGCTCGAAATATTACGGCCAGACCCTCAAGAGCCTCGCCGCCCACTACGGTTTCAAGCTTTCGACGCCGTTCGCGAAGCTGCGCAAGAAGGACCGGGAGGCCGTCCTGTTCGGCTCCGGCGGCACGCCGATCACGATGCGCTACGACGACGGGCTGCGCAAATACGAGACGACGCGGCCGTTCGAGGGCGTGATCCCTAACCTGGCCCGGCGCTACCGCGAGACGGATTCGAGCTGGGTGCGCGAGGAATTGAGCAAATACCAGACCGTCGCGCCCTGCGCGGCGTGCAGCGGTTTCCGCCTCAAGCCCGAGGCGCTGGCCGTCCGCGTCGCGGAGATGCACGCCGGCGCGGCGGCACAGATGTCGATCGCCGGCGCGCGCGACTGGTTCGCCGCGCTGCCGGAACGCCTCACCGCCAAGCAGATGGAAATCGCCGGGCGCATCCTGAAGGAGATCAACGAGCGGCTCGGCTTTCTCGTCAATGTCGGCCTCGACTATCTCACCCTGTCGCGCAATTCGGGCACGCTTTCCGGCGGCGAGAGCCAGCGCATCCGCCTCGCCTCCCAGATCGGCTCGGGCCTCACCGGCGTGCTCTATGTCCTCGACGAGCCCTCCATCGGCCTGCACCAGCGCGACAACCGCCGGCTGCTCGACACGCTGGAGCGGCTGCGCGACCTCGGCAACACCGTCATCGTCGTCGAGCATGACGAGGAGGCGATCCGCGACGCCGACTGGCTGATCGACATGGGGCCGCGCGCCGGCGTGCATGGCGGCGAGGTCGTCGCCATCGGGCCGCCGGCCAGGGTCTTCCAGGTCCCGGGCAGCCTGACCGCGGACTACATCACCGGCCGGAAGGAGATCCCTGTGCCGGCGCAGCGCCGTGCCGGCCCGGCGGGCCGGGCCGTTACCGTGAAAGGCGCCGCGGCCAACAATTTGCAGAAGATCGACGCCGCCTTCCCGCTCGGCGTGTTCACCTGCGTGACCGGCGTCTCCGGCGGCGGCAAGTCCACCCTGGTGGTCGAGACCCTCTACAAGGCGGCGGCCCGGCGGCTCAACGGCGCGCGCACCCTGCCCGGCGCCCATAAGGGCATCGACGGGCTGGAGCATCTCGACAAGATCATCGACATCGACCAGTCGCCCATCGGGCGGACGCCGCGCTCCAACCCGGCGACCTACACCGGCGCCTTCGGCCCGATCCGCGACTGGTTCGCCGGCCTGCCGGAATCCGGCGCGCGCGGCTACAAGCCCGGCCGCTTCTCCTTCAACGTCAAGGGCGGGCGCTGCGAGGCCTGCCAGGGCGACGGCGTGCTCAAGATCGAGATGCACTTCCTGCCCGACGTCTACGTCCAGTGCGACGTCTGCAAGGGCAAGCGCTACAACCGCGAGACCCTGGAGATCGCCTTCAAGGACAAGTCGATCGCCGACGTGCTCGACATGACGGTGGACGAGGCGCTGGAATTCTTCCGCGCCGTGCCGGCGATCCGCTCGAAGATGGAGACGCTCCAGCGCGTCGGCCTCGGCTACATCAAGCTCGGCCAGCCGGCGACGACGCTTTCCGGCGGCGAGGCCCAGCGTGTCAAGCTGTCCAAGGAACTGTCGAAGCGCGCCACCGGCCGCACCCTCTACATCCTCGACGAGCCGACCACCGGCCTGCATTTCGACGATGTGCGCAAGCTGCTCGACGTGCTGCACGAGCTGGTCGAGGCCGGCAACACGGTGATCGTGATCGAGCACAATCTGGAGGTCATCAAGACCGCCGACTGGATCGTCGACCTTGGCCCCGAGGGCGGCGACAAGGGCGGCCTGATCGTCGCCGCCGGCACGCCCGAAGACGTCGCCGCCGTGCCCGACAGCTTCACCGGCCAATACCTCGCCCGCTTCCTCGAAACCGCCGGCGAGGCCCGCCGGAGCGCGTGA
- a CDS encoding fatty acid desaturase family protein — MTAPPPRPAETTGDEFHDDLGDRRGLDPAIIKELTRLDPLRSTLSVLQTWLEIAALLALAVLFPEWWIVAPCMALLATRAQALFVLSHEAVHYRLYETRWLNDLVGRICAAPVGISMFAYRVIHRLHHNHLFGAQDPDTPIHGGYPRGRAYLAGKLLKDAAGLTAWKTYAYFWGAPSAARLDGTKTDPLGDTAPKLRRDALTDRWVVAGFHLALPAAALAFGFFAEYLLLWAIPLWFLLQPLMRFRSILEHGMTTETGDAWRDARTNLGPKWLMWLLFPHNVHYHLEHHLYPSLPHYSLPRAHRALRDGGLLEDAEVRPAGYAARLAWGTPGG; from the coding sequence ATGACCGCCCCGCCGCCGCGACCTGCCGAAACCACAGGCGACGAGTTTCACGACGACCTGGGCGACCGGCGCGGCCTCGATCCCGCCATCATCAAGGAGCTGACGCGGCTCGATCCGCTGCGCTCCACTCTGTCGGTGCTGCAGACCTGGCTGGAAATCGCCGCGCTGCTCGCGCTCGCCGTCCTGTTTCCGGAATGGTGGATCGTCGCGCCCTGCATGGCGCTGCTGGCGACAAGGGCGCAGGCGCTGTTCGTGCTGTCCCACGAGGCGGTGCATTACCGGCTGTACGAAACCCGCTGGCTCAACGACCTGGTCGGCCGGATCTGCGCGGCGCCGGTCGGCATCTCGATGTTCGCCTACCGGGTGATCCACAGGCTGCACCACAACCACCTGTTCGGCGCGCAGGACCCGGACACGCCGATCCACGGCGGCTATCCGCGCGGCCGGGCCTATCTCGCCGGCAAGCTGCTGAAGGACGCCGCCGGGCTGACGGCCTGGAAGACCTACGCCTATTTCTGGGGGGCGCCATCCGCGGCCCGGCTCGACGGAACGAAGACCGATCCGCTCGGCGACACCGCGCCGAAGCTGCGCCGCGACGCGCTCACCGACCGCTGGGTCGTGGCGGGGTTCCATCTGGCGCTACCGGCAGCGGCGCTCGCCTTCGGCTTCTTCGCCGAATACCTGCTGCTCTGGGCGATCCCGCTCTGGTTCCTGCTCCAGCCGCTGATGCGCTTCCGCTCGATCCTCGAACACGGCATGACGACCGAGACCGGCGACGCCTGGCGCGACGCGCGCACCAATCTGGGGCCGAAATGGCTGATGTGGCTGCTCTTCCCCCACAACGTCCATTACCACCTGGAGCACCATCTCTACCCGTCGCTGCCGCACTACAGCCTGCCCAGGGCCCACCGCGCCCTGCGCGACGGCGGGCTTCTGGAAGATGCGGAGGTGCGGCCGGCCGGCTACGCCGCGCGCCTCGCCTGGGGAACGCCGGGCGGATAG
- a CDS encoding cytochrome P450, whose amino-acid sequence MSDSKPGSETRGNAGPEPGTEAGACPVTGQPPAGQSPHEALERPPVTDWRTDWDHLDPQWRDNPFPIWDDLRKGPIARTERFEGAWLPTRYADVKAIAYDTEHFTSRRILLRHKKYEDPPLPAPPITSDPPEHKAHKQVLLPFFTPQEVGKLEPMARRVCNELIDDFIADGRCDAAQHYARHIPVRIIAYMLGVPVRDSDRFIRWIHEILEVGIVDDEIGKNATKAMRDYFRHHIALRKEGRTEADPDGPEPDLIRVMMDGSLNGVPFEENHVLGTLNLLMIAGIDTTWSSIGAAIMHLGQHPEDRRRLLDEPELMPTAIEELLRAYSPVTMAREIKKDVEMGGCPMKKGEMVLLSFPAANRDPAMFPDADKVVLDRQENRHGAFGLGIHRCVGSNLARMELRVGIEEWLKRIPDYRVDGEVRWSDGTVRGPRTLPVAFGPVAFG is encoded by the coding sequence ATGAGCGACAGCAAGCCCGGCAGCGAAACTCGCGGGAACGCCGGGCCGGAACCCGGCACCGAAGCCGGCGCCTGCCCGGTCACCGGCCAGCCGCCGGCCGGGCAATCCCCGCACGAGGCGCTGGAACGGCCGCCGGTCACGGACTGGCGCACCGACTGGGACCATCTCGATCCCCAGTGGCGCGACAACCCCTTCCCGATCTGGGACGATCTGCGCAAGGGCCCGATCGCCCGCACCGAGCGCTTCGAAGGCGCCTGGCTGCCGACCCGCTACGCGGACGTCAAGGCCATCGCCTACGATACCGAGCACTTCACGTCGCGCCGCATCCTCCTGCGCCACAAGAAATACGAGGACCCGCCGCTGCCTGCGCCGCCGATCACCTCCGACCCGCCGGAGCACAAGGCGCACAAGCAGGTGCTGCTGCCCTTCTTCACGCCGCAGGAGGTCGGCAAGCTGGAGCCGATGGCGCGCCGGGTCTGCAACGAGCTGATCGACGACTTCATCGCCGACGGGCGCTGCGACGCCGCCCAGCACTACGCCCGCCACATCCCGGTGCGCATCATCGCCTACATGCTCGGCGTGCCGGTGCGCGACAGCGACCGGTTCATCCGGTGGATCCACGAGATTCTGGAGGTCGGCATCGTCGACGACGAGATCGGCAAGAACGCGACCAAGGCGATGCGCGACTATTTCCGCCACCATATCGCGCTGCGCAAGGAAGGCCGGACGGAAGCCGATCCCGACGGGCCGGAGCCGGACCTGATCCGGGTGATGATGGACGGCTCGCTGAACGGCGTGCCCTTCGAGGAAAACCACGTCCTCGGCACGCTCAACCTGCTGATGATCGCGGGAATCGACACGACCTGGAGTTCGATCGGCGCCGCGATCATGCATCTCGGCCAGCACCCGGAAGACCGGCGGCGCCTGCTCGACGAGCCGGAACTGATGCCGACGGCGATCGAGGAGCTGCTGCGCGCCTATTCGCCGGTCACCATGGCGCGCGAGATCAAGAAGGACGTGGAGATGGGCGGCTGCCCGATGAAGAAGGGGGAGATGGTGCTCCTGTCCTTCCCGGCGGCCAACCGCGACCCGGCCATGTTCCCGGACGCCGACAAGGTGGTGCTCGACCGGCAGGAGAACCGCCACGGCGCCTTCGGCCTCGGCATCCACCGCTGCGTCGGCTCGAACCTGGCGCGCATGGAGTTGCGGGTCGGCATCGAGGAATGGCTGAAGCGAATCCCGGACTACCGGGTCGACGGCGAGGTGCGCTGGTCCGACGGCACGGTGCGCGGTCCGCGGACGCTGCCCGTCGCGTTCGGGCCGGTCGCGTTCGGGTAG